The DNA region CTCATCCGCGACGCCCGACGAAGCGGTGCTGTTCGAGCTGGCGGTGACCAAGACCTGGCTGCGCCAGGTCATCGTCGCACTGCCGCTGGTCTGCCGCAGTTCGTACCGCGGCGTCGTCGAGTTCCTGCGCGACCTGCTGGGCCTCCCCGTCAGCCTGGGCCGCGTCCACGACGTGCTCCAGGCGGCCACGCGGCAGGCGGGCGCGATCAACCGCGACCAGGACCTGTCGAGCATCCGCGTGGGCTTGCACGACGAGATCTTCCAGGGCGCCACGCCCGTGTTGGCCGGCGTCGACGTACTGCTACCTCTTGGTGGCGGAGCAGCACCGCGACGCCGACACCTGGGGCGTGCACCTGCTCGACGCCGCCGAGCGGGGGCTGCGGCCCGATTACACCATCGCCGATGCCGGGCGGGGCTTGCGCGCCGGGCAGCAGGCGGCCTGGGGTGACACGCCGTGCCATGGTGACGTGTTCCACATCTTGCGCCAATGCCAGGGCCTGGCCGGCACGCTGTCGCGCCCCGGGGACTGCCTCATGTTTGGGGGTTGGAACGGACAGGCGATAACCTGCGGCGCGATGCTCTCTTTGGGGTAGCGCGCGTGGCCTGGATTGTGCGGCTGGTGGAAACGGGCGCTGGTGGCGATCACCGGAGCATGGACGTGATGGAAATCGCGCGGCCCGGTGACCTGAGCGACATCGCCAGTCTGGGCCTGAGCTTGGCCGAAGCCAAGCAGGTGCTGGCCGCCATTCAGCGCGAGATCGTTGGCGCCCAAGCCAGGGACCATGCCGCCCGACGGCCAAGCTGCCGCTCCTGCGGTGGCGCCTGCCACGTGAAGGATTACCGGCAAAGGCGGCTCGCAACGCTGTTCGGCGAGGTCACCGTTCGGCTGCCGCGGTTCCGCTGCGTCGCCTGCGACGGGATCGAGAGCGGTGTCGACTGGCCGTCGTACGGCAGATCGACGCCCGAGCTCGATCAACTGCAGGCTCATCTCTCGGCGCTGATGACCCATCGGACGGCAGCGGACGTGCTGGAGCAGATGTTCCCGGTCGACGCTGGCAAAGATCATGAGACCCTTCGTCGCCATACCCTGACGCTCGGTGAACAACTGCGGCATCGCCCAGCAATCGCGCCTGCAAAGCCAGCGGCGGCGATCTCCGTCAGCGTGGACGCGACCTTCATTCGTAGCTGTGAAAAGGGGGAACGGCATTTGGAGGTCACGGTTGGCAACGCCGAGACCGACGCTGGCGGCCGGCAGGTGTTCGCAGCCGTGGCCGGATCGGAGACAGACGTCGTGGCGCTGATCGGCCGAACGCTCGACCGCGTTGGCCGAACCAGGGCCACGGTGTTGACCGGCTTCACCGATGGATGCGCTGGCCTGCGGCTGACCCTGACCGCCGCCGGCGTCACCAAGCCGCCGATCCTCGATGGGTTCCACATCGCCATGCGGCTGCAGCACCTGGAGCAAACCGCCGCCGCCTTGTCGACCGACACGCCAGCGCGGCAGGAGGCAAAAGCGGTGATCGTCGCAGAAGCCGACCGGCTGCGTTGGCGTCTGTGGAACGGCAAGGCCAAGGATGCCCAAGCCAGCATCGAGCGCATCCGCGCCGTCATCCACCACTTCCGGGGCGAGCCCGACAGCCGCCGGTCGATTGCGCCCTCGCGGAAGCTGTGGACGGCGTTGTTGGCGCTGGACGGCTATCTGGTCAGCCAGGCCGACTGGACCGTCAACTACGCCGAGCGTCACCGTGCCGGCCTGCGGGTCGGGACCGCCATCACCGAGGGGACGGCCAACTTCCTGGTGAACCGTCGAATGAACAAGTCGCAGCAGATGCGCTGGACCCGACGGGGTGCCGATCTCCT from Longimicrobium sp. includes:
- a CDS encoding ISKra4 family transposase, whose amino-acid sequence is MDVMEIARPGDLSDIASLGLSLAEAKQVLAAIQREIVGAQARDHAARRPSCRSCGGACHVKDYRQRRLATLFGEVTVRLPRFRCVACDGIESGVDWPSYGRSTPELDQLQAHLSALMTHRTAADVLEQMFPVDAGKDHETLRRHTLTLGEQLRHRPAIAPAKPAAAISVSVDATFIRSCEKGERHLEVTVGNAETDAGGRQVFAAVAGSETDVVALIGRTLDRVGRTRATVLTGFTDGCAGLRLTLTAAGVTKPPILDGFHIAMRLQHLEQTAAALSTDTPARQEAKAVIVAEADRLRWRLWNGKAKDAQASIERIRAVIHHFRGEPDSRRSIAPSRKLWTALLALDGYLVSQADWTVNYAERHRAGLRVGTAITEGTANFLVNRRMNKSQQMRWTRRGADLLLQVRCAVYNGTFGSAFGQRFSPANDTHPTLAAAA